Proteins from a genomic interval of Gluconacetobacter diazotrophicus PA1 5:
- a CDS encoding IS5-like element ISGdi2 family transposase, whose protein sequence is MWTPEQRGRMARITRKTKRYPSDMTEEEWARIAPLMPEPGRTGRPREIEFREVINAVRYLVRSGCDWRMLPIHFGHWRTVYGWFRELARRFLFQTIHDVELMLDRERSGREASPSAGVIDSQSIKAPHAKTRGYDAGKKIVGRKRHIAVDTDGRLLMVNLTPADISDSAGAQMILDAIRKRCPWVKHLFADGAYDRLQLMDKAAYLDFVVEVIRRRDGAKGFEVLPRRWGVERTFGWMTRWRRLVRDYERRIDVSQAMIFVAMGANLTRRNAHP, encoded by the coding sequence ATGTGGACGCCAGAGCAGAGAGGCCGCATGGCCAGGATTACCCGCAAGACGAAGCGTTATCCGTCTGATATGACGGAGGAGGAATGGGCGCGCATCGCGCCACTGATGCCCGAGCCGGGACGCACGGGGCGTCCGCGCGAGATCGAATTCCGCGAGGTGATCAACGCGGTTCGTTACCTGGTTCGATCCGGCTGCGACTGGCGAATGCTGCCGATCCATTTCGGGCATTGGCGTACGGTCTATGGTTGGTTCAGGGAATTGGCCCGGCGGTTCCTGTTCCAGACCATTCATGATGTGGAACTGATGCTTGACCGGGAGCGCTCGGGCCGTGAAGCCAGCCCTTCGGCCGGAGTGATCGACAGCCAGAGCATCAAGGCGCCGCACGCGAAAACAAGAGGTTACGACGCTGGAAAGAAGATTGTCGGGCGCAAGCGGCATATCGCCGTGGATACGGACGGACGCCTGCTGATGGTCAACCTGACGCCGGCGGACATCTCCGACAGCGCCGGAGCGCAGATGATCCTGGACGCGATCCGCAAGCGCTGCCCGTGGGTCAAGCATCTATTCGCGGACGGTGCCTATGACCGGCTCCAGTTGATGGACAAGGCTGCCTACCTGGACTTCGTCGTCGAGGTGATCCGTCGCAGGGACGGAGCGAAAGGCTTTGAGGTTCTCCCCCGGCGCTGGGGCGTGGAGCGAACCTTCGGATGGATGACCCGATGGCGACGCCTCGTGCGCGATTACGAGCGTCGCATCGATGTCTCACAGGCCATGATCTTCGTCGCCATGGGCGCCAATCTCACCCGAAGAAACGCTCATCCATGA
- a CDS encoding IS5 family transposase, translated as MKQPGFFDVEERLARLSGLGDQLEAFSRTVDFEAFRPDLEKALAYSDGSKGGRPPFDPLLMFKILVIQTLNNLSDERTEYLINDRLSFMRFLELGLSDRVPDAKTIWLFRERLTQAGAIEGLFNRFDTMLRHAGYLPMSGQILDATLVAAPKQRNTNAEKADLRAGRIPENWQYKPSKLSHKDRHARWTLKFTKAKRQDDGTTPTTDLAIPFFGYKSHVSIDRKYRFIRKWKTTHAAANDGARLREGLLDKTNTASNVWADTAYRSKANEDFMEKQVFVSKVHRKKPHLKPMPRHIQRSNAGKSVIRSRVEHVFADQKSQTGLFIRTVGITRSTMRIGLANIVYNMRRFLFLQKISASA; from the coding sequence ATGAAGCAGCCGGGATTTTTTGACGTTGAAGAGCGGCTTGCCCGGTTAAGCGGGCTTGGCGATCAGCTCGAAGCATTTTCCCGGACTGTAGATTTTGAAGCGTTCCGTCCTGATCTGGAGAAGGCTCTGGCCTATTCAGATGGAAGCAAAGGCGGGCGACCGCCATTTGATCCGTTGCTAATGTTCAAGATCCTGGTCATCCAGACGCTCAACAATTTGTCTGATGAGCGCACGGAGTATCTGATCAACGACCGCCTGTCCTTCATGCGCTTCCTTGAGCTGGGGCTTTCAGATCGAGTTCCGGATGCCAAAACAATCTGGCTGTTCCGTGAACGCCTGACCCAGGCGGGAGCGATCGAGGGTCTGTTCAATCGCTTTGATACAATGCTGCGGCACGCAGGCTATCTGCCGATGTCGGGCCAGATCCTGGATGCCACACTGGTGGCTGCTCCAAAGCAGCGCAATACCAACGCCGAGAAAGCCGACCTCCGGGCAGGCCGTATTCCCGAAAACTGGCAGTACAAGCCGTCAAAGCTGTCGCACAAGGATCGTCATGCGCGCTGGACACTGAAGTTTACGAAGGCGAAGCGTCAGGATGACGGAACAACCCCCACAACGGATCTCGCTATCCCGTTCTTTGGCTATAAATCGCATGTTTCCATCGATCGGAAATACCGGTTCATCCGGAAATGGAAAACAACGCATGCCGCCGCCAATGATGGCGCGCGATTGAGAGAGGGGCTGCTGGATAAAACCAATACGGCCTCAAACGTCTGGGCTGACACAGCCTATCGCTCAAAAGCCAACGAAGACTTCATGGAAAAGCAGGTCTTTGTCTCAAAGGTTCACAGGAAGAAGCCGCATCTCAAACCCATGCCCCGCCATATCCAGCGGTCCAATGCAGGAAAGTCCGTGATCCGGTCCCGTGTCGAGCATGTCTTTGCCGATCAGAAGTCGCAGACGGGACTGTTCATCCGAACTGTCGGTATCACCCGGTCCACCATGAGGATCGGGCTGGCCAATATCGTCTACAATATGCGCCGCTTTCTCTTCCTGCAGAAGATCAGCGCGAGCGCGTAG
- a CDS encoding DUF2840 domain-containing protein gives MVISRDLPVLLTTVELTWIEMQVERWLRFGRPVADTILDRQRRVLSFAPGSVFAFVRWAANEYGTVESHIDIVRTVGSGEDYQTVPYVQPGGEVLLHQSSWPRVQRVLEAIDAVEAQDIDPTEVSPDYWRHVHHRLEARQQPDAYTKARHRAWLRRRALQ, from the coding sequence ATGGTGATATCTAGAGACCTTCCGGTGCTGCTCACGACGGTCGAACTGACGTGGATCGAGATGCAGGTGGAACGCTGGCTGCGCTTCGGGCGACCGGTCGCGGACACGATCCTCGACCGTCAGCGGCGCGTGCTCAGTTTCGCCCCCGGCAGCGTGTTCGCCTTCGTTCGCTGGGCCGCCAACGAGTATGGCACGGTTGAATCGCACATTGACATCGTGCGCACGGTCGGCTCCGGCGAAGACTACCAGACCGTCCCGTACGTGCAGCCGGGTGGCGAGGTATTGCTGCACCAGAGTTCATGGCCGCGCGTCCAGCGTGTGCTGGAAGCGATCGACGCGGTCGAGGCGCAGGACATCGACCCGACAGAGGTCAGTCCCGACTACTGGCGGCATGTGCATCATCGGCTGGAGGCACGGCAACAGCCCGACGCCTATACCAAAGCACGGCATCGGGCATGGCTGCGTCGTCGCGCGTTGCAGTGA
- a CDS encoding IS110-like element ISGdi15 family transposase has protein sequence MEFFCGLDVSIDETAVCVVDEQGTVHLETTVATDPAALRDAVKPFLPRLRRMGHEAGSLSPWLHPEMLALGLPAVCLETKHVRAAMSAQRNKTDKADALGIAHIVRTGWFRTAHIKSEASYRLRLILTQRSTLKRKFMDLENTIRHSLKAFGIRLGTVSRARFDTAVREAVAQTALTRDLMEAMLRAKTVLWEEYTRLHKLVVRIVAGDEVCRRFMAIPGVGPVTALGVMTAIDDPSRFRRSRDVAAYFGLTSRRWQSGTSIDVQGRISKAGDPEVRRSLYEAASVLLTRFKGRDKLRTWGLELAKRSCHRKAAVAVARKMAVIMHAMWLDGTVYDGGPAVDPEERARHIACKNRKLPRALA, from the coding sequence ATGGAATTCTTTTGCGGTCTCGATGTGTCGATCGACGAAACGGCGGTCTGTGTGGTGGACGAGCAGGGCACCGTGCATCTGGAAACGACGGTGGCCACGGACCCGGCTGCGCTCAGGGATGCCGTGAAGCCGTTCCTGCCGCGCCTGCGCCGTATGGGTCACGAGGCAGGTTCCCTGTCGCCCTGGCTGCATCCGGAGATGCTGGCGCTGGGCCTGCCGGCGGTCTGCCTGGAGACGAAACACGTGCGGGCGGCGATGTCGGCGCAGCGCAACAAGACCGACAAGGCGGACGCGCTGGGGATCGCGCATATCGTGCGCACCGGCTGGTTCCGGACGGCCCATATCAAGAGCGAAGCAAGCTATCGGCTGCGTCTGATCCTGACCCAGCGCAGCACGCTCAAGCGCAAATTCATGGATCTCGAGAATACGATCCGCCATTCGCTCAAGGCGTTCGGTATCCGCCTGGGCACGGTCTCGCGGGCGCGCTTCGACACCGCCGTTCGCGAGGCCGTGGCGCAGACCGCGCTGACCCGCGATCTCATGGAGGCGATGCTGCGGGCGAAGACCGTGCTCTGGGAAGAATATACCCGGCTGCACAAGCTGGTGGTGCGGATCGTCGCGGGTGACGAGGTGTGCCGGCGGTTCATGGCCATTCCGGGGGTGGGGCCGGTGACCGCGCTTGGCGTGATGACGGCGATCGACGATCCGTCGCGCTTCCGGCGCTCGCGCGACGTCGCGGCGTATTTCGGCCTGACGTCGCGGCGCTGGCAGTCGGGTACCAGCATCGATGTGCAGGGACGCATCAGCAAGGCCGGCGATCCGGAGGTGCGGCGGTCCCTCTATGAAGCGGCGTCGGTCCTGCTGACGCGTTTCAAGGGGCGCGACAAGCTGCGGACCTGGGGCCTGGAACTGGCGAAACGGTCCTGCCATCGCAAGGCGGCGGTCGCCGTGGCGCGCAAGATGGCCGTGATCATGCATGCCATGTGGCTCGACGGAACGGTCTATGACGGCGGTCCGGCCGTCGATCCCGAAGAGCGGGCCCGTCATATCGCTTGCAAGAACCGCAAATTGCCGCGGGCGCTCGCGTGA
- a CDS encoding relaxase/mobilization nuclease domain-containing protein: MAQDDDTAFRPRPGRIRSKGGAARGRTDFLAGIRTQVRRQSLFPGKRGGGGSGDGQGRRSSSGLGATSRAGSASRSASYRGVGRGRGASFVRARGIAGWRHQVPGSRRVAVKARVVRQAGKGGGAAAHLRYIQRDGTSRDGERGVLYGAETDRVDAKAFLERGADDRHQFRFIVSPEDADRLDDLTDFTRDLMTRMEADLGTRLDWVAVNHFNTAHPHVHVVVNGRDDQGKDLVIDGGYITHGIRERASEFATLELGPVSEIEQRQTLEAEIDRDRFTRIDRVLLDQARENHLDMRPDSDIASSDLVDRRLRLSRLAKLERMGLASQMEPGRWTLDDRLEERLRNLGERDDITRQMHRALKARDKGTAPTRDPAHFRLHGEVPERPVTGRLVDRHLTEELGEKLSLVVDGIDGRVHHLRGFDPAQMEDIPGGAIVEIAAAPVPDKPRPSDRAILTHTEDGIYRPSAHLERMQLDRWSIKGNPEDLIKGHIRRLEALRRAGIVERLEADRWRIPEDFQQRSIAYDAARAPKATVRLLSAFDLEAQIGSDGASWHDRRLVAGISREGDRVEAGFGGEVGDALARRQKALLDRGDASLTPEGMVRYRKNLLATLEGREVERVGQAMAEKRGKLWRPLDRFETIQGTMKGPVDLASGRFAVLESGHEFSLVPWRPEIGKQRQKEMAISMDEHGGISWELGRGRGLGL; encoded by the coding sequence ATGGCGCAGGATGACGACACCGCGTTCCGTCCCCGACCGGGACGCATCCGCTCGAAGGGCGGTGCGGCGCGTGGTCGCACGGACTTCCTGGCGGGCATCCGCACACAGGTCCGCCGGCAATCCCTGTTCCCCGGAAAGAGGGGAGGCGGCGGGTCAGGCGACGGCCAGGGCCGCCGCTCATCTTCCGGGTTGGGTGCGACCTCGCGTGCGGGGAGCGCGTCGCGCTCCGCATCCTACCGTGGCGTGGGACGCGGGCGGGGCGCGTCCTTCGTCCGCGCGCGCGGGATCGCCGGCTGGCGGCATCAGGTTCCTGGTTCCCGGCGTGTGGCCGTGAAGGCGCGTGTGGTGCGTCAGGCCGGGAAGGGAGGTGGGGCCGCCGCCCATCTGCGCTACATCCAGCGCGATGGCACGTCCCGCGACGGCGAGCGTGGCGTCCTCTATGGTGCGGAGACCGACCGCGTCGATGCGAAAGCCTTCCTCGAACGCGGTGCGGACGACCGGCATCAGTTCCGTTTCATCGTCTCACCGGAAGACGCCGACCGGTTGGACGATCTGACGGACTTCACGCGCGACCTGATGACGCGGATGGAAGCCGATCTCGGCACACGGCTGGACTGGGTGGCGGTGAATCATTTCAACACCGCCCATCCCCATGTCCATGTCGTGGTCAATGGCCGCGACGACCAGGGCAAAGACCTCGTCATCGATGGCGGCTACATCACCCACGGCATTCGCGAACGCGCCTCCGAATTCGCGACGCTGGAACTCGGTCCCGTGTCCGAGATCGAGCAGCGGCAGACGCTGGAAGCCGAGATCGACCGTGACCGCTTCACCCGTATCGACCGTGTCCTGCTGGATCAGGCACGAGAAAACCATCTCGACATGCGCCCTGATAGCGACATCGCATCGTCCGATCTGGTGGACCGGCGGCTGCGCCTGTCGCGCCTCGCGAAGCTGGAACGCATGGGACTGGCCAGCCAGATGGAACCGGGCCGATGGACGCTCGATGACCGGCTGGAAGAGCGTCTGCGCAATCTCGGTGAGCGCGACGACATCACGCGGCAGATGCACCGCGCCCTGAAGGCGCGCGACAAGGGAACAGCGCCGACGCGCGACCCGGCGCATTTCCGCCTTCATGGCGAGGTACCAGAGAGGCCGGTGACGGGACGGCTGGTGGACAGGCACCTGACGGAAGAACTGGGGGAGAAGCTGTCGCTGGTGGTCGATGGGATCGACGGGCGGGTGCATCATCTGCGCGGCTTTGATCCTGCCCAGATGGAGGACATCCCCGGTGGCGCGATCGTGGAAATCGCGGCGGCCCCGGTCCCCGACAAGCCGCGCCCATCCGACCGGGCGATCCTCACCCATACCGAGGATGGGATCTATCGCCCTTCCGCCCATCTGGAGCGGATGCAGCTCGACCGCTGGAGCATCAAGGGTAACCCGGAAGACCTGATCAAGGGGCATATCCGCCGTCTGGAGGCTCTACGTCGGGCGGGGATCGTGGAGCGGCTGGAGGCCGACCGCTGGCGCATCCCGGAAGACTTCCAGCAACGCTCCATCGCCTATGACGCCGCCCGTGCGCCGAAGGCGACGGTGCGGCTGCTGTCGGCCTTCGATCTGGAAGCGCAGATCGGCTCAGATGGGGCGTCCTGGCACGACCGGCGTCTGGTGGCCGGGATAAGCCGTGAGGGCGACCGGGTGGAGGCCGGGTTCGGAGGCGAAGTCGGTGACGCGCTGGCGAGACGGCAAAAGGCGCTGCTCGACCGTGGCGATGCCAGCCTTACCCCGGAGGGCATGGTCCGTTATCGGAAGAACCTGCTGGCGACGCTGGAAGGGCGGGAAGTGGAACGGGTCGGGCAGGCTATGGCCGAGAAGCGGGGGAAATTATGGCGACCCCTCGACCGCTTCGAGACCATCCAGGGCACGATGAAAGGCCCGGTCGATCTGGCCAGCGGGCGCTTCGCGGTGCTGGAGAGCGGGCATGAATTCTCGCTGGTGCCCTGGCGGCCGGAGATCGGGAAACAGCGCCAGAAGGAGATGGCGATCTCCATGGACGAGCATGGTGGCATCTCCTGGGAACTGGGCCGGGGCAGGGGGCTTGGCCTATAG
- a CDS encoding ribbon-helix-helix domain-containing protein has protein sequence MTRRQRMNVYCEPGLLKQVEALAERRKVSKSAVIEAAVLSLVSGEDDGRRDAALSKRLDRLGRRIDDVDEAVAVLGEAFALYTRAWMRHQLPIPANENEAAKGRGAEMYARFNDVLVRRLARGQRFLNERVRDVAGQKRENDM, from the coding sequence ATGACCAGACGGCAGCGGATGAACGTGTATTGCGAGCCGGGCCTGCTGAAGCAGGTCGAGGCGCTGGCCGAGCGTCGGAAGGTGTCGAAATCGGCGGTGATCGAGGCGGCGGTGCTGTCCCTCGTGTCCGGTGAGGACGATGGACGCCGGGACGCGGCGCTGTCCAAGCGGCTGGACCGGCTTGGGCGGCGGATCGACGATGTGGACGAGGCCGTCGCCGTGCTGGGCGAGGCATTCGCGCTCTATACCCGTGCCTGGATGAGGCACCAGCTTCCCATCCCGGCGAACGAGAACGAGGCTGCCAAGGGTCGGGGCGCGGAGATGTATGCCCGGTTCAATGACGTGCTCGTCCGGCGGTTGGCGAGGGGACAGCGGTTCCTTAACGAGCGGGTGCGGGATGTCGCAGGACAGAAAAGAGAGAACGATATGTAA
- a CDS encoding IS5 family transposase: protein MSPVLPRKPYPSDVSDEEWSLVVPYLTLMTEAAPQREHSLRELFNALRYVIRYGIAWRAMPNDFPPWSAVYQQSQRWLASGCFEALAQDLRALLRLASGRAEEPTAAIIDSRTLRSTPESGTRAGYDGAKRKRGSKVHMAVDTLGHLLALHVTPADVGDRAAVARLAADIQDATGDNVTLAYVDQGYTGEVAADAAAAEGIALHVVKLPEAKRGFVLLPRRWVVERSFAWATRCRRLVKDYERYATTLAGFHVIAFVGYMLKHAAQMV from the coding sequence ATGAGCCCTGTTCTGCCTCGCAAGCCGTATCCGTCTGATGTCAGCGACGAGGAGTGGTCGCTGGTGGTTCCTTATCTCACTCTGATGACTGAGGCTGCGCCGCAGCGAGAGCATTCCCTGCGCGAGTTGTTCAATGCCCTGCGTTACGTGATCCGTTATGGCATTGCCTGGCGCGCCATGCCGAACGACTTCCCGCCGTGGTCGGCGGTGTATCAACAATCGCAGCGCTGGCTGGCGTCGGGCTGTTTCGAGGCCCTGGCACAGGATCTGCGAGCTTTGCTGCGCCTCGCCTCCGGACGGGCGGAAGAACCCACGGCCGCGATCATTGATAGCCGTACGCTGCGCTCCACGCCGGAAAGCGGCACCCGTGCCGGTTATGACGGCGCCAAGCGCAAGCGCGGCTCGAAGGTGCATATGGCGGTGGACACGCTCGGGCACTTGCTCGCTCTTCATGTGACGCCGGCCGATGTCGGCGATCGCGCCGCCGTGGCACGTCTCGCCGCCGACATCCAGGACGCGACCGGCGACAACGTCACACTCGCCTATGTCGATCAGGGCTATACCGGCGAAGTCGCGGCCGACGCCGCTGCCGCCGAAGGCATTGCCCTGCATGTGGTCAAACTGCCAGAAGCCAAGCGCGGCTTTGTCCTGTTGCCGCGTCGCTGGGTCGTGGAGCGATCCTTTGCCTGGGCCACGCGCTGTCGCAGGCTGGTCAAGGACTACGAAAGATACGCGACCACGCTCGCAGGCTTCCACGTCATCGCATTCGTCGGATACATGCTCAAACATGCCGCACAGATGGTCTGA
- a CDS encoding IS3-like element ISGdi11 family transposase (programmed frameshift), producing the protein MKKARFTQDQIIGVLKEHQAGATAADLCRKHGISDATFYTWRSKYGGMEVSEARRLKALEEENAKLKRLLAESVMDVSTLKELLGKKLVTPGLRREAVTWAIREKEYSQRRACRLIGMDPKTWRYASRRPDDAAARGRLRELAGERRRFGYRRLHILLGREGMTMNHKKLFRLYREEGLSVRKRGGRKRALGTRSPMMLPDGPNQRWSLDFVSDALNNGRRFRVLTVVDDYTRECLALVADTSLSGERLGRELDRIGEHRGWPLMIVSDNGTEMTSNAILAWQQKRSVLWHYIAPGKPQQNGFVESFNGRFRDECLNEHLFRNIAHARTVIEDWRADYNAVRPHTSLNGMTPEAFAQHATKAYNNTQTLTQN; encoded by the exons ATGAAGAAAGCGCGATTTACGCAGGACCAGATTATCGGGGTCCTGAAAGAGCATCAGGCGGGCGCTACGGCTGCGGATCTGTGCCGCAAGCACGGGATCAGTGACGCGACCTTCTACACCTGGCGGTCGAAATACGGCGGGATGGAGGTGTCGGAAGCGCGGCGCCTCAAGGCTCTTGAAGAAGAGAACGCGAAGCTGAAGCGGCTTCTGGCGGAGAGCGTGATGGACGTCTCGACGCTGAAGGAACTACTGG GCAAAAAACTCGTGACGCCCGGTTTGCGGCGGGAAGCCGTGACCTGGGCGATCCGGGAGAAAGAGTATTCGCAGCGACGGGCCTGCCGGCTGATCGGCATGGACCCGAAGACCTGGCGCTATGCGTCACGCCGCCCGGATGATGCCGCAGCGCGCGGGCGGCTGCGCGAACTGGCTGGGGAGCGACGGCGATTTGGCTACCGGCGACTGCATATCCTGCTCGGCCGGGAAGGAATGACGATGAACCACAAGAAGCTGTTCCGGCTGTATCGCGAAGAGGGGCTGTCGGTCCGCAAGCGTGGCGGCCGGAAACGGGCGCTGGGCACGCGCTCGCCGATGATGCTGCCCGACGGGCCGAACCAGCGCTGGAGCCTGGATTTCGTCTCGGATGCATTGAACAACGGACGGCGCTTCCGGGTGCTGACGGTGGTCGACGACTACACGCGCGAATGTCTGGCGCTGGTGGCGGACACCTCGTTATCAGGCGAACGCCTCGGTCGTGAACTCGACCGGATCGGCGAGCATCGCGGCTGGCCGCTGATGATCGTTAGCGACAATGGCACCGAGATGACATCGAACGCGATCCTGGCCTGGCAGCAGAAGCGATCGGTGCTGTGGCACTATATCGCACCGGGCAAGCCGCAGCAGAACGGGTTCGTCGAGAGCTTCAACGGCCGGTTCCGCGACGAATGCCTCAATGAGCATCTGTTCCGTAACATCGCCCACGCTCGGACGGTCATCGAGGACTGGCGGGCCGACTACAACGCCGTCAGGCCTCACACCAGCCTCAATGGCATGACGCCAGAGGCTTTCGCTCAACACGCCACCAAGGCATACAACAATACACAGACCCTAACTCAAAACTGA
- a CDS encoding phosphate-starvation-inducible PsiE family protein, with translation MATAFGIMLAERGISSTTPENLQAIFGMFFTILIALEFKRSFIMPSTGKQHGIIRIEPILLIGMLATVRARSESF, from the coding sequence GTGGCTACGGCCTTTGGTATAATGCTTGCCGAACGCGGAATAAGTTCGACCACACCTGAGAATCTTCAAGCAATTTTTGGAATGTTTTTTACAATTTTAATTGCACTTGAATTCAAGAGATCATTTATTATGCCGTCCACAGGAAAACAGCATGGTATTATTCGTATCGAGCCAATTCTTCTTATCGGTATGTTGGCAACCGTCAGAGCCCGATCCGAAAGTTTTTGA
- a CDS encoding IS5-like element ISGdi1 family transposase (programmed frameshift) codes for MVTWTGIAQREHNRKGLRYPSDMTDGEWALIMPFVPPAKRGGRPRTTDMREVVNAMLYIASAGCAWRLLPKCFPPVSTVRRYFYAWRGAGVFEVMNTVLVMSLREIEGREASPSAGVIDSQSVKTTESGGLSGYDAGKKVKGRKRHIVTDTCGFLIFLLVHAADIQDRDGAVDVLAAIRRRFPWLRHIFADGGYAGDKLRSALASMGKWTLEIIRRSDTAKGFQILPRRWVVERTFAWLGRCRRLAKDWEQSIASSTAWTLIASIRMLTRRTARHCHG; via the exons ATGGTGACATGGACTGGTATTGCCCAACGTGAACATA ACCGGAAAGGGTTGCGATATCCATCGGATATGACGGACGGGGAGTGGGCTTTGATCATGCCATTTGTACCCCCGGCGAAACGGGGCGGTCGCCCCCGCACTACGGATATGCGCGAGGTGGTCAACGCGATGCTCTACATAGCCTCGGCCGGGTGTGCGTGGCGCCTGCTGCCGAAATGCTTTCCGCCGGTCTCGACCGTCAGGCGCTATTTTTACGCCTGGCGTGGTGCCGGAGTGTTCGAAGTCATGAATACGGTGCTGGTCATGAGCCTGCGCGAGATCGAGGGGCGTGAAGCCTCTCCGAGCGCGGGCGTGATTGACAGCCAGTCGGTGAAAACCACGGAAAGTGGCGGGCTTTCGGGCTATGACGCGGGGAAGAAGGTCAAGGGCCGCAAGCGCCATATTGTGACGGATACCTGCGGCTTCCTGATCTTTCTCCTCGTTCATGCCGCCGACATCCAGGACCGTGATGGGGCTGTTGATGTCCTGGCAGCGATACGCAGGCGCTTTCCCTGGCTGCGCCACATCTTCGCTGATGGCGGCTATGCTGGCGACAAATTGCGATCCGCGCTCGCCTCCATGGGAAAATGGACCCTTGAAATCATCAGGCGGTCCGATACGGCGAAGGGCTTTCAGATCCTGCCGCGCCGCTGGGTGGTTGAACGGACATTCGCATGGCTGGGACGGTGCAGGCGGCTCGCCAAAGACTGGGAACAATCCATTGCTTCCTCAACCGCATGGACATTGATCGCCTCGATCCGAATGCTCACACGACGGACAGCAAGGCATTGTCACGGTTGA